The Pelmatolapia mariae isolate MD_Pm_ZW linkage group LG10_11, Pm_UMD_F_2, whole genome shotgun sequence genome includes a region encoding these proteins:
- the LOC134635409 gene encoding chemerin-like receptor 1, giving the protein MMESTTNSLNQINTTAVPDGNGHTFKYPGLKQSLNTMSIIVYSLIFLLGVVGNGVVIWVTGQNGKKTVNTVWYLHLAVADFIFAAYLPLNVTYKILGMHWPFGKIMCRLNTMVLFLHMFASVYILVVISVDRCVSVVWPVWAQNHRNMRKASCVSLCVWILAFILSAPCFFFRNTEKVSEKGEILCFNSYAISDNYELPSVIQMQKFRHQAMIITRFFLLFVVPFTVIVSCYAVIIKRLRRNRVLASKSSRPLKIIAAIIITFFLCWAPFHIMSLIELVKFRAAAPNETLVYVIAVGNPLTRSLAFFTSCLNPLLYVFMGQDFKKEIRKSILNWLETAFQDVAAHSHTYSKTEDTSQSKENQI; this is encoded by the exons ATGATGGAGTCGACCACAAACTCCCTCAATCAAATCAATACAACTGCTGTACCTGATGGAAATGGCCATACATTTAAGTACCCTGGGTTGAAGCAGTCTCTCAACACCATGTCTATCATTGTTTATTCCCTGATCTTTCTCCTTGGTGTGGTCGGGAATGGAGTGGTTATCTGGGTCAccgg tcaaaatggaaaaaaaactgttaacaCAGTTTGGTACCTCCACCTTGCTGTGGCTGACTTCATCTTTGCAGCATATCTGCCTTTGAATGTGACATACAAGATTTTGGGGATGCACTGGCCCTTTGGTAAGATCATGTGCAGGCTGAACACCATGGTGCTCTTTCTGCACATGTTTGCCAGTGTCTACATTCTGGTGGTGATCAGTGTGGATAGATGCGTCTCTGTAGTGTGGCCCGTGTGGGCTCAGAATCACCGAAATATGCGTAAGGCGtcctgtgtgagtctgtgtgtttggATACTGGCTTTCATTCTCAGCGCTCCATGCTTTTTCTTCAGGAACACTGAGAAAGTGTCTGAGAAAGGCGAAATCCTCTGCTTCAACAGCTATGCTATTTCTGATAACTATGAATTACCATCTGTTATTCAGATGCAAAAGTTTCGTCATCAGGCCATGATCATCACCCGTTTCTTCCTGCTTTTTGTTGTTCCCTTCACTGTCATTGTGTCCTGTTACGCTGTCATCATCAAGCGTCTCAGACGAAACCGTGTCCTGGCCAGCAAGTCAAGTCGCCCCCTCAAGATCATTGCTGCCATTATCAtcactttttttctgtgctggGCTCCCTTTCACATCATGAGTCTCATTGAGCTGGTGAAattcagagctgctgctccaaATGAAACATTAGTCTATGTCATTGCTGTTGGGAATCCTCTAACTAGAAGTTTGGCATTTTTTACCAGCTGCCTGAATCCACTGCTGTATGTGTTCATGGGACAAGATTTCAAGAAAGAAATCCGCAAATCCATCCTGAATTGGCTCGAGACTGCCTTCCAGGATGTGGCGGCACACTCTCACACTTACTCAAAGACAGAGGACACCAGTCAGAGCAAAGAGAATCAGATTTGA
- the LOC134637253 gene encoding chemerin-like receptor 1 produces the protein MEMTTHYFDQSTTATATHGNDSEKTNDYDLNYFAQLFQSFDPMSIAVFSLVSVLGVLGNGVVIWVTGFKMNKTVNTVWYLNLAVADFLFAAFLPLNVTSLALGSHWPFGNFMCKLSTTLISLNMFVSVYILLVISVDRCVSVVWPVCAQNYRNVRKSSYVSLCVWILALILNAPYLYFMDTEQQSGDKIICFDTLFDYKIRFQNQYRLQAIVITNFFLGFAVPFTVIVSCYGVIIHHVRRNRNLASQSSRAFKIIAAIIIVFFMCWAPFHIIRLIELVIFTADTQSKTLLHIIAIGIPLSTNLAVLNSCMNPLLYVFIRQDFKDEVRKSILKIMETAFHEEKTRQTEQTEL, from the coding sequence ATGGAGATGACTACTCACTATTTTGATCAGAGCACTACAGCTACTGCTACTCATGGAAATGACTCTGAAAAAACTAATGACTACGACTTGAATTACTTTGCTCAGTTGTTTCAGTCATTTGATCCCATGTCTATCGCTGTTTTCTCCCTGGTCTCTGTTCTTGGCGTGCTCGGGAATGGAGTGGTTATCTGGGTGACCGGGTTCAAGATGAACAAAACTGTTAACACAGTTTGGTACCTCAATCTTGCTGTGGCTGACTTTCTCTTCGCAGCATTTCTGCCCTTGAATGTGACTTCCTTAGCTTTAGGGTCTCACTGGCCCTTTGGCAATTTCATGTGCAAACTGAGCACCACTCTAATCTCTCTGAACATGTTTGTCAGTGTCTACATTCTGCTGGTGATCAGTGTGGACAGATGTGTGTCTGTGGTGTGGCCCGTGTGTGCTCAGAACTACAGAAATGTACGCAAGTCATCctatgtgagtctgtgtgtttggATACTGGCTTTGATTCTCAATGCTCCGTACCTTTACTTCATGGACACCGAGCAACAGTCTGGAGACAAAATAATCTGCTTTGACACTCTTTTCGACTATAAAATACGATTTCAAAACCAGTATCGTCTTCAAGCCATTGTCATCACCAACTTCTTCCTAGGATTTGCAGTCCCCTTCACTGTCATTGTGTCTTGTTATGGTGTCATCATCCATCATGTCAGGAGAAACCGCAACCTGGCTAGCCAGTCAAGTCGCGCCTTTAAAATTATTGCTGCTATTATCAtcgtttttttcatgtgctgggCTCCCTTTCATATTATACGTCTAATTGAGCTGGTTATCTTCACAGCTGATACTCAGAGTAAAACATTACTCCACATTATTGCTATTGGGATACCTCTCAGCACCAATTTGGCCGTTCTAAATAGTTGCATGAACCCACTACTGTACGTGTTCATCAGACAAGATTTTAAGGATGAAGTCAGAAAATCCATTCTAAAAATTATGGAGACTGCCTTCCACGAAGAGAAGACACGCCAGACAGAGCAAACAGAGCTTTGA